The following is a genomic window from Melopsittacus undulatus isolate bMelUnd1 chromosome 8, bMelUnd1.mat.Z, whole genome shotgun sequence.
CAGCAATAAATTACGTTGTGGCTGTCAAGAGAAAGTAATGGACACATACACAGGGCTATCCGCCTTACAAACAGGAATCCACATTGCTTGGTAtatcaataatttattttataataaaaaagcagcacaaaaataaatattgaaatgaAATTACTGAGTAACCACAGAGGATAGAATGAGCTGgtgataaaaaacaaaacaaaaccaactgaaaacagaagacgtctatcattaaaaaaatgaaagcaagtatCCACCATCTACAGAAACACCCCAGCAGACTGAAATACAGAcgaaggaaaacaaatccacGTTACAAAAGGTTTAAggttttgtatcttttttcctttttttttccttttttttgttttttccttttttttggttttcttttttcttaaataaaaacaatcatGACAATGAAGTTTAAATgatttgagagagaaaaaacaaaatgccaccttctcctcctcctccccggGATTGAGCCGTCCAGTGGCCTGGCTTTGGCCCTGCCACAGCTCACCCATCAGCGCCTCATCCCTCCTCCGGTGTCACCCCGGTCTCCATGGGCACACAGTGGAGTTGGGCAAGAGCAGAGACGCTGACTTGCTTCAAAGGGATCTAGAGCTGCCCTGGAGGGAAAAGGTTCCCCATTCCCAATAGAGAGCACAGCAAACATCCACAAGAACAGAGATGTCCCTCCCAATGTCCCTGCCCGATGCTTCCGTCTTCTCCTGCCTCCCACCCAACCCTTGGTACCCACGCTGCAGATGGGGAGCATCCCAAGCAAGGCCAGGCCCATGGGGAGAGGATCCCAGCATTCAAATCCAGAGCCGACCCccctcctcctcagcagcatggcagggggtgggCAACACAAATGAaagaggggcagagaagggagcCCCCAGCATCCAAACTACTGCAGCAAAGAGACAAGCGAGAGGTACGGTCCGGGGGGATGccacaggctgcagccagctccCCACGCCGCCTGGCCCTGGGTGTCAGGCTTGCAAGTGCAGGACggagagaaataaaaaccccaagaaaatcaaagaaaaccccccaaaaataaaacaaaaagaagaaaaaccacaacagaaacaaaccGACCCCCAGAGGAATGCAACGCGACAACCCCAAGCTGGAGGGACCCTCCAGGGTGGAGGAGCTGGGTCTTCAACACGGTCACAACAGCTTTCGGGTCATTCCTCCCTCCAACGTTACCTTGCAATTCTGATCCCTCTGTGGAAGTTTTAGCCAGGCCATTTCGTTCCCCTCCAGGTCACCACCCAGGGAGCCCTGGACCggcaatttctttttaataaagatttaCAGTAtcaaacttggaaaaaaacttaatttttttttctttttttttttacgaaAAAATCTGTACGATAAAatgtatataattatatatttatatatatatttctctctcttttaaatatttccacGTGGTCCTTATGGATATCCAATATGGATTACCTACCATGGCTATGGTATCAACAGCTTTAACAACACCCAGGCCTCTTGTTCTTTAGCGAGTGACCAGAGATTTAAGTGCCTACCAGCACTAAACTAGCAATCACTTGGACAAGCCTTTGGCACCCTTCCTTCCAagaactggaaataaaagaaacactTGGCCACAAGGGAACTGCCACGTAAAGATATGTTTCTCAACCCATTCCAACAGCAAGAAGACCCCATGGAACCAAGTTCGACCTCCAAGTTCCCTTGGTCTGATTGCCCCGGCACGGGGTTCAAGAGCAGCCAGAGGGTGTTCCTATCTAGCCAGGAATGTTATGGAGCTCTGGAGCTGTTTGAAAGACTGGAAGCATTTGGGCGTTTTCAAGTCAACTGGCCTTTTTCATTAGAGTTTTCATTTAAAGCCCCAACAGTGCCAGGAGTCTCCATTTTGCCTGTTTTCGGAGGCACCTGTAAGGTCTGGGAAAGATTCCAATGTCTGTGAGCTGGAGGACATGAGAGGACCAGGAAATGACAGTAAcatctttctcttcctcagctTCTGCTGTGGGAGTCAATATCTGGTACTGATACACAGGACATCGATCTGCCTGTTCGGAGATAGGGAGGGAGTGGAGGAGAAATGAGGTAACGCTAAGTGTCATCCAAACTCTACGTGTTGGAAAACCACTTTGAAGGAAactccctgctcccctccagAACACATGGATCTGGGCAGGGGGAACGAGCCTTCGGGAAGCGTTTCACTTACACCCTTTCTGGCTCAGTAAGGTCACGGCTGTCGATGTTGAGGACTGAACGAGAACCAAGTCTGAGGTTTCTCTTTTCATTAACCTATTTCACAAAGGACCCTCCTGGGAAATCCAGAGACTCCGATGACAAGGTGAAAAACGAAATcaaaatcacacaaaaaaaaggaaaagcaagataACTTCTTCCAAAGACAAGTAGGGCTTCACTAAATGTCTACAAACCTACTGCTATTCAAGGCCTCAAACAACACACTACACTGGATGTCAGGTGCCAGTTCACTGTCCCCTTTGCAACAACGGTGGCACTTGATTATTCTCTTTCAGTCCAAAACACTCGTGAATTCTCCGTgatctttgctttctgttctggAGCCCAAATCCTCTAAGCTCTTCTCCTCATCTTTAAACTTCAAccatctctttctcttctcaccTGCATGACAACAGGCATCGTCCGTTCCACAAGCCTCTGACCTGCCCTGCAAAAACTCACagtcccttttctttcctactccaaaaaggaaaacaaacgAACACCAACAGAACACATGAACACCAACAtagctattttgttttttacagtGACCTGGAAACATTCAGCTTTTCAGCTCCTTTCAGCTTCCCACCTCCTGCCCATTGCCGAGCCAGAAATCCCTCTCCCAAACCACTGCTCAGAGCCATCCAAACAACTTTGCGATCCCAATTCCTCTGTCCCCTACATACACACTGACTTTTCCATCCTGTCCCCTCGGGATAATCCACCCATTGGCAAGAGAAAGCATCAAGTTTCAGGGTCACGTTCACACAGGTTGCCTGAACACTGAGGGTTATTCACTGTACTCTTTGGATCCCAACTTCAGCACCTGACGTGCTCTGGAGAGGAAGACTCTTCCAGCTCCCATCCAACTTCCCCATAGCCCTTCTCTGGTCAAAGACTGGCGAGCCCAGTTCTCCAGCTAGGATGTTCATTGCTAACCTGCCAATGCTTTTGTCAAAGAGGAGGCTCTGGAAGCTCTCTCTCCTCCTGTCTGAATGCTATTGCCCTTTAGTTACACTTCAGTGCTTGAAAAACATCCCTCTGAAATACCTCTGCACAAAACCCTTCTCATAGTGCTGATCCCAGCAGAACTGTCCCACCTTCTCGCAGCCAGTTCTGCCTCCACCTGGTAATACTTGCAGCATTTTTCCTCCTCatctccccttctcctccccttcacCCTGCTCTTCACAGCATTTACTGTGCCTCCTTCCCTTATCAGCTTCAGGgaatccagaaagaaaacaataaagcagCTGCTACTTCAAGACTATGGATCATTTGGAAGAAATAAACTGCATAAATATACCCAATTCACAGGCACACCTTAGGGAAGCAGCTATCGGGAAACCTGGGCTTGGAAGAAAGGAGGCTGCAATGTAGTTGTTGgttcttgtttttcttacagGCCACACAGGTAATGGGgcatattaaaatatgtaaaatagaTATATTTTCCCATATTTTAACAGCATGGATTGAAAACGAAAGGTTATTCCTAATGGGTGTGGTCAGACCCAAGCATTAGTCTCCATCGTCCTCCTGCTCCCATCCACTCATAGCAGGATGAAATCTAATCCAAAACGCCTATATCCCTGCCCTCATAACATCAGGTGGAAGCGGGGAAGATAGGGGGAAACCCTTCTTACAGGGAGTAGGATGCCACAATAGGAAACTCTTTTTTCCCATACATTCATCTCACATGATGATTTCTACAGTCCATCTGTTTCCTGGCTCTTGAGCATCATTCACAAAGACTCCGGAGGCTCCTCAGGTATCTTCTcgcagctggaaagctgcccaCAGCTGAGAGGGGCTTGGGGGAGGCAGGGGTAAGGAGGAAGCAGATCTTGTTATTTGTTCTGCATACAGAGCTCAAATCCTGGACACAGGAGGTTGATGGAGCCACCGAGTCCAGACAGAAGCAACCAGTTAAGTTCCCTTTGTAGGTTTGGGGTAGGTTTTTCGTTTTCTcgtttttcttttcttctcctattTTTTGCACTTTTTGGAAGAGAATTGTTAAAATGCCAATTCTTGACGTGACCAAGTACTCCGGAACAATGCATAAGAGCCTTATCCCCTCCCTTCTGAAAGGCTGCTAGTTCCCCCCCACCGAGGGCACTAGGAGGCTGCTGAGAACGGCAcagaactggatgagatttcgGCTGATTTCACGATGGTGATGACACTGGTGGTGGCAACTTTGGTCGGGGTGATGGGCCCTCGCGCCACAGTACGAGCAAAGGTCTGGAGTGCTTCGTACTTGGAGCGCAAGGCATCCAGCTCTagcttcatgctgctgttttctctggCCAGCTTCTCCACCTCTTGCTGCAGCTCAACCCGCTGCCTCTCCAGCTCCTCTTTCTGAGTCACGCGCTTGATGCGGCAGCTGGCAGCGTAGCCCCGGTTCTTCAGCGTGCGCCTCCGCTGCTTCAGACGGATGACCTCCTCTTTGGTGAGACCCCTCAGGTGCTGGTTCAGCTCCCGTACGGACATTGACACGAGTTCATCATCACTCAGCACTGGGGCATTCTCTCCTGACTCCTCCTTTACCTGCAAATACCAACAGCACAGGGGTAGCAGCAACCCTATGTGAACGGATGCTCTGGACAGTAAAAGAGACAGGCCACCCCTCAGCAATGTGACAGCCCTACCTGGAAAACACCCCCAAAGCACTGCAGAGAGCACATATTCCACTAAACACCTGCAGAGATCTGAGCACTGCTTTCTCGTCTGGGTTTTGGTGACCCTCTTAAGTCAGAGAAAGCAGTGAGCCTTCCTCACCCAGCATAAGCTGAATAGTAAGATTTCTAAGGAGATAAATGTCAAGCAGATTGTATTCCTTCTGTATTCCTTTGTCAGGACTCAGAATTCATACTATGAATGCTAAAGATGACACCTCTTCCCAGCATTATGCTGGGACACCAGTGCAGCATCTCAAAAGCAGAATTAGTCACTTATATGCAAGGTTTAACTCAGCATTTGGGGGCTTTTTTGCTGAAGACTCTCATTCAAGCAGTGAACAAATCCCTGCTTTGACCACAGGACCACAGCCTGATTTGGTTCTCCTGGTGCTTAGGCCAGACTCTGAAGTACATGAGAAAGACACCAAGGCCTTGTGCCTTCTTCTCAAGCAGGTTTGCTGCCACAATTCTTTTAAGAACCATGGAATCATTTAGATTAGAGAAGATGTTTAAGATCACTGAGTGCAGAACCTTTAAGACATCAGCCTTTTGTCTCTTCAGAGACTGCAGAACATCTGGATTGAAACGCTAGGGCAGGAGAAAAGAACTGTGACAATGCATGTACAACCCATGCATAGACTGCCACTAAGCTGGTATGTCTGAGGCATCTACTGTCTCATGGATCTGAGAGAAACCAGCTGAACACATTCTTTCCCCAGTGCTTTCCAGTCCTGAGATGAGAAAGATTTCATGGACAGGCCTGGGAGCACTTGTTTCAGGATGCTACCAACACCTGCTAAGTCAAAAGTCTCTTGGATAGCAACTGGGATACCTCTATGCCATCCCAGAGATTTCAGACACCTTTCTGGGTATCACCAGTATCCTTCTACCCTAACTTTTCCTGTAGACAGTAGGGAACTGTATGAGCACCTGTTTGTAAGAGTCTCTCAGAATGAAGGAGAACAGTCATGCATAACTAATATTGCACGAAGCACTGTTCTGTGACAGCCTCCCCCACCACCCAGCATCACCCACTCAGCCTTCTTCCCTACCTTTAATGCCTTGTTCGGTTTGGGATTAGTCGTCATAACCTGAGCACAGTCTTCCGGACAAAACTGCTCAGAAATtgcaactggaaaaacaaaacgAGATTTTCAGGTTACAAGAATGAATGTCAGAGGTGAAGGCAGGAAGAAGACACCCAATACATTGTGGAAGCCCCCAACTCAACCACCACTAAAAGCAATAACCACACCATTGTTTAAAACACCGGGATGGATTCAGAGATCAGTTTACCCCATTCAGATACAAGAGGAATCTGCGTTGACGAGTGCACTGC
Proteins encoded in this region:
- the MAFK gene encoding transcription factor MafK isoform X1, which codes for MAPTACAAAGRGLPAVSSTHWQRLCSPELAGTVGLRPGAFSFLLRASAYVCASGPGVAISEQFCPEDCAQVMTTNPKPNKALKVKEESGENAPVLSDDELVSMSVRELNQHLRGLTKEEVIRLKQRRRTLKNRGYAASCRIKRVTQKEELERQRVELQQEVEKLARENSSMKLELDALRSKYEALQTFARTVARGPITPTKVATTSVITIVKSAEISSSSVPFSAAS
- the MAFK gene encoding transcription factor MafK isoform X2; the protein is MTTNPKPNKALKVKEESGENAPVLSDDELVSMSVRELNQHLRGLTKEEVIRLKQRRRTLKNRGYAASCRIKRVTQKEELERQRVELQQEVEKLARENSSMKLELDALRSKYEALQTFARTVARGPITPTKVATTSVITIVKSAEISSSSVPFSAAS